In Streptomyces sp. NBC_00448, the following are encoded in one genomic region:
- a CDS encoding TetR/AcrR family transcriptional regulator — MNEGRRAARRQVLQVAAKLLEEGGSEAVSTRAVAAAAGITAPALYRMFDDKDGLLAELAAYGFEMYLAEKREALALTPDDPVADLYRGWDLHVDFGLRHPAFYMLMYGTAQPGRRPPAADEAHALLVRLLGRAADAGCLRVPVEQATRVIHAATTGATLALIGEESSERDLTTSARLRDTVIASVTTDSPASSGSDLASRALALDAALQTALTTGPSTAGAGVPLRDTETALLREWLQHLAG; from the coding sequence ATGAACGAGGGACGACGCGCCGCGCGGCGCCAGGTACTGCAGGTGGCCGCCAAGCTTTTGGAGGAGGGCGGCAGCGAAGCGGTCTCCACGCGCGCTGTCGCCGCAGCCGCGGGCATCACGGCCCCCGCGCTCTACCGGATGTTCGACGACAAGGACGGACTCCTGGCCGAGCTCGCCGCCTACGGATTCGAGATGTACCTGGCCGAGAAACGGGAGGCGCTGGCGCTGACCCCCGACGACCCGGTGGCCGACCTCTACCGCGGCTGGGACCTGCACGTCGACTTCGGACTGCGGCACCCCGCGTTCTACATGCTCATGTACGGCACCGCGCAGCCCGGGCGGCGGCCCCCGGCCGCGGACGAGGCGCACGCCCTGCTGGTGAGACTGCTGGGCCGGGCGGCCGACGCCGGGTGCCTTCGGGTTCCGGTGGAGCAGGCGACCCGCGTCATCCACGCGGCGACGACGGGTGCGACGCTGGCGCTGATCGGCGAAGAGTCCTCGGAGCGGGACCTGACCACTTCGGCACGGCTGCGGGACACCGTCATCGCCTCGGTCACCACGGACTCGCCCGCCTCATCCGGGTCGGACCTGGCCTCGCGCGCACTAGCCCTCGATGCCGCACTTCAAACCGCGCTCACCACCGGGCCCTCAACTGCGGGCGCCGGGGTACCTCTGCGAGACACGGAGACGGCTCTGCTGCGCGAATGGCTGCAGCACCTGGCAGGCTGA
- a CDS encoding flavodoxin family protein yields the protein MSDISIVIASHSGYGHTAQIATAVADGARSIAGTHVHRVDVASLSDADWELMDAADAIIFGTPTYMGTASGAFHAFAEASSKRWMTRAWSDKLAAGFTNSGSMSGDKLHTLQYLSLLAAQHGMLWVSLNLLPGWNTTTSSPQDDNRLGFYLGAGAQSFNDTPTVHDADLNTARHLGRRVAEHTRTHRAGLTAATH from the coding sequence ATGTCCGATATCTCGATCGTCATCGCGTCGCATTCCGGCTACGGCCACACCGCGCAGATCGCCACGGCGGTGGCCGACGGTGCGCGCTCCATCGCCGGGACGCACGTCCACCGCGTGGACGTCGCCTCCCTCAGCGACGCCGACTGGGAACTGATGGACGCTGCGGACGCCATCATCTTCGGCACCCCCACCTACATGGGCACCGCGTCGGGGGCGTTCCACGCCTTCGCCGAGGCCAGCAGCAAGCGGTGGATGACCCGCGCCTGGAGTGACAAGCTCGCGGCGGGGTTCACCAACTCCGGCTCCATGAGCGGCGACAAGCTGCACACCCTGCAGTACCTCTCGCTCCTGGCGGCCCAGCACGGAATGCTGTGGGTGAGCCTGAACCTCCTGCCGGGCTGGAACACCACCACCTCCAGCCCCCAGGACGACAACCGCCTCGGCTTCTACCTCGGGGCCGGCGCACAGAGTTTCAACGACACCCCCACGGTCCACGACGCGGACCTGAACACCGCTCGCCACCTCGGCCGACGCGTCGCCGAGCACACTCGCACCCACCGCGCCGGACTGACCGCCGCAACGCACTGA